The Mangrovibacterium diazotrophicum DNA window CGGCTTGCCACCATCATCAGATCAGCTATACCGAGAACGGTAAACCGGTGATCAATCATCCAACGTTCAAGTCGATTTCGATTAGTCATTCTTCAAAAATGGCTGGAGTATTCTTGCATCCCGGAGAAATGGCCGGATTGGATATTGAGTCGGCAGAACGAAATTTTGCCAAAGTTGAACGCAAATATTTGAGCGCGGCTGAATCTGAACTGGCAGCTCAAATTCCCGATGGACTGGCCTGGTTTTGGTGCATCAAAGAAGCGGCGTACAAAGCTGCGGGAATCCCGGGCTTAATTTTTAACAAGCAGATCGAAATTGAAAAAGGAATTGACGGAACTCTGCAAGCAATAGTCATGGGCAATCATACACTCAGATTCAAAATTCATCAGAAAAAGATAGACGGGCAACTGATTGTTTGCCTTAGCCTTCAAAGCGGCTAGTACCCCGTATTCAAAAAATTCCGAAAACATAAGTCCGATATACTTGTTTAAGGACACGAATTGATTTTAATTTCCCCCGTCCGATATCTTTTTGCGACCGGCAAAAGCAAAAATCAATTCTGGTTCAGACATCATCGAATAGAAAAATTAGAAAGATCATGAGTCAAACAAAACCACAAATATTGGTCATTTTTGGTGCCTCCGGCGATTTGACCAAAAGAAAACTGATCCCGGCTCTGTACGAGCTCTTCCGACAGAAATTGTTACCCAAAGAGTTCGCCGTTTTGGGTGTAAGCCGTACAGACCTGGATGACGACGCTTTCCGGGAGAAAATGAAAGAATTTCTTCCGAAAGAGGACGACAAGAAAACAGCTGTGTCCGAATTTCTGCAAATGTTGTATTACCAGCCACTGGCAACCGAGGATGCTTACGACTACCCGGTTTTGCGTGATCGTTTGACGACGATTGCCAAGCAAAACAACATTGCCGAAAACTACATTTTCTATCTTTCAACACCGCCTAAGTTGTACGAGATTATCCCGGCAAACCTGGCCAGCGTTGATCTGAATAAGACAGAAGACGGATTCCGTCGACTGATTGTAGAAAAACCTTTCGGAACAGATCTGGAATCAGCAAAACAGCTGAATAAAAATTTGTTGAATTACTTCAACGAGGATCAAATCTACCGTATCGACCACTACCTGGGGAAAGAAACCGTTCAAAACATGCTGGTGACACGTTTTGCCAACGGTATCTTCGAGCCGATCTGGAACCACAATTTCATTCATCACGTCGAAGTTACCTCGGCAGAGAGCCTTGGTGTTGAAGAACGTGGCGGTTACTACGACAGCTCTGGTGCGATGCGCGACATGGTGCAGAACCACCTGATGCAGGTGGTCGGAATGGTGGCGATGGAACCACCGGTTATTGTCGAAGCAGATGCGATCCGGAACGAAGTGCTCAAGGTGTTCCAATCCTTACGCCCGATTAAAGAAGAAGATGTGCAAAACCACGTCATTCGTGGCCAGTATATCGAATCGCACATCAAAGGAGATTTGGTGAAAGGTTACCGTCAGGAAAAAGGTGTTGATCCTGAAAGCCGCACTGAAACCTTCATGGCGATGAAATTTTTCATCGACAACTGGCGCTGGAGCGGTGTGCCGTTCTACATTCGCACCGGAAAAAAATTGCCGACCCGTGTAACCGAAGTTGTTATTCACTTCAAGAAAACGCCTCACCACCTGTTTGGCACAAACGCCGGCTACGAACATTCCAACAATCAGTTGGTTATTCGTATTCAACCCGATGAAGGTATTTTGCTGAAGTTCGGCATGAAAGTTCCGGGCGCCGGATTCAATGTTCAAACGGTGAACATGGATTTCCACTACGACGATCTTCGGAATGTACACCTCCCATCAGCTTACGAACGCTTGCTGCTCGACTGTATGCAAGGTGACGCAACGCTCTACTCACGTGGCGATGCTGTTGTGAAAGCCTGGGAGTATGTGCAGCCCATTTTGAATGCATGGAAAAACAACCCCGAAATACCGGTATATGGTTACCCAGCAGGAACCTGGGGACCGGATGTTGCCGACGATCTTGTTGAAGACGGCACCTGGCGATACCCCTGCAAAAACCTGTCGGACGACGGAAACTATTGCGAATTATAATACAACTGGAGCCTGATTATTCAGGCTTCCTTTTTTCATTACAAGCGAAAACATGGAATCACCGAAAGTAAAAATATACAACGACAACCAGGCAGTTGCTGAAGCTTTTGCCAAAGACCTTTACCAATTTGTATCCAGCCGCGAAGATTCGGTACATATCGCCTTATCCGGCGGATCGACTCCGGCCCTTTTGTTCGACATTTTAGCCAAAGATTACGTGGAAAAAATGCCTTGGGAGAAGATTCATTTTTGGTGGGGTGACGAACGTTGTGTACTCCCGACCGACGAACAAAGCAACTACAAAATGACGGTCGACCATTTGCTGGGTAAAATCAAGATGCCGGAAGAAAACATTCACCGTGTGTTGGGTGAGTTGACTCCGGAACAAGCAAACAAAGCTTACATCCACGAAATTTCCGAGTTGGTTCCTGAAGCAAACGGATGGCCAGAGTTTGATCTCATCATCCTGGGCATGGGAAATGACGGACACACTGCCTCCATTTTCCCGCACGAAATTCAATTGCTGCACGATGCAAAAATCTGCGCTGTAGCAACCCATCCGGAATCCGGACAAAAGCGCGTAAGCCTGACCGGAGCGGTGATCAACAATGCAAAAGAAGTGAGTTTTCTGGTTACCGGTAAATCGAAGACCGACCGCGTGAACGAGATCTTCAACAAACTGGATGGCTACAAAGAATTGCCGTCGACCTACATCAATCCAACGCACGGTCAGCTGACCTTTTACTTCGACAAAGACGCCGCAGCTAAAATCAGTTAGCATGGGCAAAATGCAGCCAATGAAATTCAGATCGGTTGAAGAAATGCTGGATTTTCTTCCCGAGAATGAATTGGCTGTTGTGGAAAAACTTCGGGATATGATTTATGCAAACATTCCCGAAGTTCGCGAGAAGCTATCCTACAATGTTCCCTATTTCTCCATTCATTCGCGCATTTGCTTCATCTGGCCTTCGGCCATCCCTTGGGGTAAAGTCGAGCGCCACGGCATCAAACTCGGATTTTGCAAAGGCCACTTGCTTCACGACGAGCTGAACTACCTCGAAAAAGAGAACCGAAAAGAAGTGTACTGCAAAACTTACTACAAGCCGGAGGATATCGATGAGGATTTACTGAAGACTTTCCTATTCGAAGCTGTTGAGATCGATCGCATGACAGCTGTGGGAAAACCGAGATAAAGAAATTCCGCCATCCATCACTTCCCCCTTCTTTCACTCAGGAATTTTGCACCAATTGTTGCGTCGGAATAACCTCAATTTAACAATCCCCGAAATTTTATTTGCTACTTTCCCAATGCGGGAACCGGACAAAAAGTTCTCGACATTTGAAAGTCATAGAAACGAAACAAAAGGGTAGCAAAAAAGATGAAACAATACCTGGAAGCCTATTGGGAATTGATCGGAAAACTGGAAGAGAATTCCCCAAAGATTGAACTGGACGAACTGGATGTTTTGCGCTTTGATTTCGAGTCGGAAGCGCACGATTTGTTGCCCGGAATGGAAGAATATTGCTGCCATCAACACAAGGACCATTTCGACGCTAACCAATCGTTTTTTCACGATATTGGCACCTTCGACAACCAGATTCAGATTAAAGACATTGACATCGCCGAGAACAAGCAATTTGAATACATGATCTTCCGACCAAAAAGTGAGTCGATCTCTCGGGAAGCCATTTTCCTGTTCCACGGGTTCAATGAGAAAAACTGGAATAAATATTTGACCTGGGCCCAGTATTTAGCCGAAACAACCCGGAAACCGGTCATCCTTTTCCCTATGGCTTTTCACATGAACCGAACACTTTCCATTTGGAGCGACAAACGAAAAATGTTCCTAATGAGCGAAAAGCGGCGGCAAATGTTTCCCAATATTGTCAACTCGTCGCTGACGAATGTCGCGATTAGTATGCGACTGCACAGCCGCCCGCAGCGTTTTATCTGGTCAGGACTGCAAAGCTACTACGATGTGATTCGATTTATTGATCAGGTTCGGGAAGGTAGTCATACGGTATTGCACGCTGACACACAGTTCCATGTGGTCGCCTATTCTATTGGCTGTCTGCTTTCGGAAATCTTGAAGTTAGCCAACCCTAAAGGCTATTTTACCAAATCCAAATTGGCCTTATTTTGCGGAGGGCCGGTCTTCAACCGCCTGTCGCCGGTATCAAAATTCATTATCGACAGCGAGGCCAACGTCGCCCTCTATTCGTATTTGATTGAGCATTTCGAGAAACACACTGCCAAGGATAAGCATCTTCAACACTACATTAAAGGCCCTCACGCGGAAGGTCATATTTTTCACGCCATGCTGAACTACAATGAAAATCGCGCGTACCGTGAGCAGCTTTTTCGAAATGTGAGCGACGATTTAATGGCCATTGGACTCGAACAGGACGAAGTGATTCCATCGTACGAGATTGTGAACACGCTGCAAGGCGCCAACCGGGATATCCGGATTCCGGTTCACATTGTCGATTTTGAGTTTCCTTACAACCACATTGCCCCCTTTCCGGCAGTGGCTAAAAACAGCGAACTGATTGATCGGGAGTTTCGAAATATTTTCGGAAAGATTGCTGACTTTATTACCGCTTAGTTAGCGTAAAATCTCTTCAATCACCCTTCCACTGCAATGCGATGGGATGTCGTAGCCAAGGATATCGAAAATCGTTGGCACCATATCGATGGCATCAACTTCGCCCCGGTAACGACCGCTGTGAATGCCACTTCCCATCCAGATCATTGGAATGTGCGTATTGTCCGTGTACACCACTTTGCGGTATTTAAACTGTGGTTGCCAGCCATCCTCGAGCATAAACAGAATATCGCCCGAACGCTTAAAGTTGTATGATTTTGAAATTGTCGTCAGCAAACTGGTCGCATAGTCTCCTTGTTCAAAACCCGATGACGGCAAGGCGATTTTCACCCCTTCGAACTGGTTAATGAACGACGCCGCTTTGCTCATGAATTCATCAATCGAAATCTTTTGTTTCTCGATCAATTGCCGGTTGAAATAGATTTGCTGATCCATCACAAACTCAACCCAGTTTCCCTGTCCGTAAGTGATATTCAAATACGATTTCAACAGAGCAACCATACTTTCAGGCGACACGTAGCCGGCAGGCATATTGTATTGCTGTTGTAAAAAATCGACTGAGTAGGAAGAAGAGCATGATGAGGTAAGAATGACCAATGTGTTAGCCAATCCAATGTTTTTATCCACATAATCGAGCAAACCGGCGATATCCTGATCCAAGCGCAAATAAGTATCTTCCATTTCCACAGACGACGGCCCGAACAGGTTATTGGCGAAGTCCATAGACGAAAAATTGATAGTAAGCAAGTCAGGAACATCATCGCGTCCCAAGCGTTCATTTTCAATCAGGTTGACCGCGAAATCTTTGATCAGGCGATTGCCGTAGGGCGTTGTCTTCAGCACCCGGTAACTACCTTCTGTAGAGATCAATTTTTTCAAATCATACGGGAAGGTGTTCCATTTTTCGTAATAGCCTCGTTCAAATGTATTGTCATCTTCAACGCTTGCCTCGTAGCTCCCCATCGGCAACAAGGTTGTCCAATCACGATTGGCGAATGATTCAACCATCTGCTTGGCATTAAAGCTGAAGGCCCACGATGGAAACTGATCCACGTAATAAGAACTGGAAATCATATTTCCGGTTTGGTTATCCATCCAGTAGGCACCATCCGCCGCGTGACCGGACGAAAGTACGGCGCTGTAATCATTCAAACTAACCGAAAACACTTTGGCGTTTCCGTTGGTCGAAAGTTTTAGTCCATCACCTAAAGTCGGGCTTAACAGCTGTTTCGCCGAACGTTGTCCTTCATTCGAGTCACTCCCAACAGTAATGTAATTCTTATCTTCTACAGCATCCACCTGTTTCTCTTTCAGGCGATCCATCCAAATTTCATTGATAATCCCGTGACGGTCCGGATAGGCTCCGGTCATCAAAGTGGGAACGCCAGTCACACATTTCTGAATGTGCAGGTTCATGCTGGCGTTGGAACAAACAGCACCATGATTGACCAGGCGCAGAAAACCGTCGTTCTGAAACTTATCGGCATATCGCACAAGGTAATCGCTCCGCATCTGCTCCACATTGATAACCAATACCAACTTGGTTTTCGGGCTGGCCGAAGATTGCCCTCTAGCTGCACCAAAGCTGAAAACAGACAGGATTAGGAAGATTGAAAGTTCTCTGAATAATATTTTCATAGCTGTTTGTTCTTGAAAAGTCCCAAAAATAAGAAAAATGCGCTGATAAGTTCAAAAATCCATACAAATCCTTAACAAACCGTCATTCTAACTATTTAACTGAAAAAGAACAAACTAACTTTCAAGTTGTCAAAAAAGTCACAGCGAATTTGAAAAAATGTGTGCGGACACATCATTTTTTGACTATATTGCCGGTCACTCCTCTATCCTCAACCTGCTTTGTGAAATAATCCTTGAGAAACAGTATAACTTCAAATTGAATTTTTATGTCGAAAAAGAACAACAAAATTGTGGTTGCATTGCTGGTAGTGGGCGTCATGTTCTTTGCTATTGGGTTTGCACTTGGTATCAACAGCTACCTTATTCCGTTGCTTAAAAATGCACTAAACGTATCTTCAGGTGAGTCTTACCTTATCCTGGCTGCTACTTTCTCTGCATTCCTGATTTTTGGTTACCCGGCTTCGTTGGTGATCGGCAAAATCGGTTACAAAAACACGATGACCCTTTCGTTCCTGATGTTTGCCGTTGGTTTTTTGCTGTACCTGCCATCGGCAAGTAACGAAAGTCTGCCGCTTTTCCTGTTGGCATCATTCGTAAGTGGTATGGGAAATGCCTTCCTTCAGGCATCAGTAAACCCGTACATTACCATTTTAGGACCTATTGACAGTGCGGCAAAACGTATGAGTTTCATGGGTATTGCCAACAAACTGGCCTGGCCGGTAGCACCCTTATTCCTGTCGCTGGTAATTGGTAAAAGTGTTGAAAATGTACAGTTGGCCGACATCACGCTGCCATTCTACATTATTATCGGCATCTTCCTGTTGTTGGGTGTTTTGGCTTACTTCTCACCGCTTCCTGAAGTGAAAGCTGCAGGTGAAGACGAAGACAGCGCCGAAGAATGTGCCTATGCTGCCAACAAAACATCAATCTGGCAATTCCCGCACTTGCTGCTGGGTGTTTTAGCCTTATTCCTGTATGTTGGGGTTGAAACAATCTCGCTGAGTACCCTGGTTGACTATGCACAAAGTATCAATCTGCCGAACGCTGAGTATTACGCGTGGATTGCCCCCATCGGGATGGTTATCGGCTACATTTGCGGTATCATTTTCATTCCGCGTGTCATTTCACAGGCAACAGCTCTGTTGATTTGTTCTATCTTGGCCATCTTCGGATCCATCATGGTGGTGTTTACTCCTGAAGCCATTTCAATCTGGTTCATCGCCTTTATGGCCGTGGGTTGCTCATTGATGTGGCCGGCTCTGTGGCCGCTGGCAATGACTGAACTGGGTAAATTCACCAAAGCAGGTTCATCGTTGATGGTCATCGCCATTGTGGGTGGTGCATTAATCCCAACGCTGTACGGTTTTGCAAAAGACAGCTTTGGACCGCAAAAAGCTTACTGGGTTTGTATTCCATGCTTCCTGTATATTCTTTACTACGCGCTGAAAGGCCACAAAGTAAGAAGCTAATTCGCGAAGAAAATATTCATAAAAAAATCCGGGACGACAATCCCGGATTTTTTATGCTCTGTATTTGAGTTATTCTTTTGTTCTAAATTGAATCGGAGTGCAAATACGATTTGATGTTTTCCCGTGTGATGATCTCCAACGGGAACAAATCGTTTACCGGAGGTTGTTTTTTGAACAACAGGTAATTCACCAGGAAGTTAATTCCCCGAACCGCCTGTTTGCGCGGATTCTGGTGAATCAGGAAGTTGATCACCCCTTCGTACATATAGTGAATGTTGTCTTTCAGCAAGTCGTAACCAACCAGCGCCACATTCTTTTTGCCGGCCTTGTCCAACACTTGGGCTGTCAGGTGAGTACCTTTCGATGTTGCCACAAAAATACCGTCGATTGTTCGCTTACTCAGTACATCCTGGAGCTCGCGCATAAAAGCAGCATCGTTGAAATCGGTGAATTCGTACGACTCAATATTAAAATCGGTCAGATTGTTACTGGTGAAATAATCGCGAAACCCTTTTTCCTTTTCCTTCACGTGCATCGCGTTCAGTTTCTCTTCGTACACGTGCACCACCAAAATATTCCCTTTTGTTCCCAACTTGGTCGCAATCATTTCGGCCCCCACTCTACCGCTCTGGTAAAGGTCCTGGCCGATAAAGCTTAATGGATCAGCTTCGGGAATGTTCGTGTTGAAAATCACATAGGGGATATTCCGTTCTTTCAAATCACCGAAAAACTCCAGCGATTCGTGATACTGAATCGGTGCCAGCAAAACACTGTCCGGGTTGAAATCAAGAATTTTCTTGGACACCTGTTTAAACGACTTTTTATCGTACAGGTTGAAGTAGAATGACTCGATACGAACGTTGTACTGTGCCCATTCTTCGGTTGCTTTAAATATTCCGGAACCCGATTGATTCCAGTAATCATCCAAAGCCGGATCCGGCAACATCGCCGCTATTCTGTAAACTTTATTCGATCCCAAGGTACTGGCGATCAGATTCGGTTTGTAGCCGGTCTTTTCGAGTGCTTCGAGCACTTTTGCCTTGGCCTTCTCCGAAATCTTTCCCCGCTCGTGCAAAACGCGGTCAACGGTAGCTACCGAAACACCTGCGAGTTCGGCCACATCTTTGATACGAATATTTTTAAACTGATCCATCTAGTAATAATTCGAGTCTGTAAATTTAACGTCTAGCTGATGCAAAAATGAATTGTGAATTAGGCATGTTTGCGCACACAAAGATACAATATTATTAAACTGATCTTAATCCACGCCTCTAATTTATGGATAAATTAACATCTTAGTAACTGAAAATCTGCATTTTATTTCACTCCTGTCCCCATTAACTGCTTTTTCAACATGGAAAACGCTATCAATAAATGACTTTACACATTTTACGATTTACAAGTCCGACTAATTTTGCGCCCACCAAACAATAAAAATACACAGATGAAAATTGTTGCTTTTGAGACGAGAGAGGATGAACGCCCGACGTTCAGGAAGTTGGAACAAAAACACCAAATTGAGATTGTTTGCCTGCCGGAGGAAATATCGAAACAAAATATTGGACTGACGAAAGGAGCCACTGCCATTTCAATTTTAGGACACAGCCAGATAAATGCGGAATTGCTGAACCTGTTGAAGGAAAATGGCATTGACTTCGTTTCAACCCGAACTGTTGGCTACAACCACATCGACCTGGAAGAAGCCAATAAACTGGGCATCCGTGTTGCCAATGCTTACTACGATCCGCATGGGGTTGCAGACTACACGGTGATGCTGATCCTGATGTCGCTACGCAAATACAAGCAAGCAATGTGGCGCGCCAACGTAAACGACTACTCGCTAAAAGGATTGAAAGGCCGTGAAATGCGCAACCTTACGATCGGCGTGGTTGGCACCGGGAATATCGGGGCACAGGTAATTCAAAATCTTTCAGGTTTTGGTAGCCGCCTGCTAGCTTTCGACACCCGCAAAAACCCCAAAGTGGAAAGTTTGGTAGAATACATGCCGTTGGAACAACTGTATGCCGAGGCCGACATTATCAGTTACCACGTGCCGCTGCTCGCAAGTACTCACCGCATGGTTAACCGAGAAACCTTGGCACAAATGAAGGACGGCGTGGTATTGATCAACTGTTCTCGCGGCGAACTGATGAACGTGAGCGATGTCATCGACGCTATTGAGTCGCATAAAATTGGAGCGCTGGCGATGGATGTTTTTGAAAACGAAACCGGCATTTACCACCAGGACCGTCGGACAGACATTATCAGCAACCGCGACATGGCCTACATTCGCCAGTTCCCGAATGTCATCATGACCCAACACATTGCCTTTTATACCGATGCTGCCGTTGAAACCATGGTAGAATGCGGCGTCGAGAGTTTGTGCGACTTTGTTGCCAAAGGCGAAACCAGTCGCGAAATCCTCGCCCGTTAACAAGAAATAACATCTCCCCGGAGATCTTCAATAGAAACACAGCAAACGAAACTGTGTTTCTATTCAACTTCCATTATCTTGCATCTGCAAATACCTATTTGATTCGTATGCTGGATATCATTAATACTTTCTTTCTCCTTTTCGCCGTCATCGACCCCATTGGTACAGTACCTGTCTTCCTTTCGGCCACTCAAAATTTCGATGTGCCCGAGAAGAAAAAGATCGCAGTGCGGGCTTCAATCACGGCTGCCATCATTTTAATCTTTTTTATTGTCGTTGGGCAACTCATTATCGAAGGCATGGAAGTGACCCTGGATGCGTTCCAGATATCCGGTGGCATCATCCTCTTCCTTTTTGCGTTGACCATGATTTTTGGTGAAGGAAAACCGGAGAACGAAATCCACATGATCAAAGATTTCAAGCGGGTGACCATTTTCCCGATTGCCATTCCGTCCATCGCTTCTCCCGGAGCCATTATGGCCGTAGTTTTACTAACCGACAACCACATGTATTCGATCGGGCAGCAGGCTGTCACAACCTTTTTAATGCTGATCGTTGTCGCCATCACTGCCGTGCTGCTGGTCGTTGCCCGCTACATCCAAAGCTGGATTGGCGAGCAGGGCATTACCGTCATCAGTAAAATCATGGGGCTCATCCTGGCTTCGTATGCCACTCAAAGTATTCTCTCGGGCCTGAAAAGCTTCTTCATGAGTTAGTAAGCGGAGATTTCCTCAAGCCATACTTGGGGTTAAAAGGGAATTAACCTTGATCCCGAAACCAGACTCAACATACGAGTTCTTCGTCCTATCGGACTGATTTTCCTTTTTGGCTTGACCCTAAAAGGAAACAAAAAACTCAAGACTTATTTTTATCATCAGGCGTCAACTCCTGAAAGCTAAGTTCAGCCGGGTGATCTCCTCCTAACGTCGGAGCTTCCCGGTTTCACTAAGCTTCCAGTTCGTTTCTCACCTTCAATAAAAAGTAGGCCGAAAGCGATCCAAGCCAATTTATTACTTCCGTCACTTGTATTCTATTGATTTCAATAGCCTCCAATCCCTTCCAATTGCCTTCCGCCATTACAATGATTTCCTTGAACACGG harbors:
- a CDS encoding 4'-phosphopantetheinyl transferase family protein; translation: MPLFQQYHIENGILLLWEMTESKEEILMFAGEFERDPNFKQITHPQRQREWLCVRKLLQSAACHHHQISYTENGKPVINHPTFKSISISHSSKMAGVFLHPGEMAGLDIESAERNFAKVERKYLSAAESELAAQIPDGLAWFWCIKEAAYKAAGIPGLIFNKQIEIEKGIDGTLQAIVMGNHTLRFKIHQKKIDGQLIVCLSLQSG
- the zwf gene encoding glucose-6-phosphate dehydrogenase; translation: MSQTKPQILVIFGASGDLTKRKLIPALYELFRQKLLPKEFAVLGVSRTDLDDDAFREKMKEFLPKEDDKKTAVSEFLQMLYYQPLATEDAYDYPVLRDRLTTIAKQNNIAENYIFYLSTPPKLYEIIPANLASVDLNKTEDGFRRLIVEKPFGTDLESAKQLNKNLLNYFNEDQIYRIDHYLGKETVQNMLVTRFANGIFEPIWNHNFIHHVEVTSAESLGVEERGGYYDSSGAMRDMVQNHLMQVVGMVAMEPPVIVEADAIRNEVLKVFQSLRPIKEEDVQNHVIRGQYIESHIKGDLVKGYRQEKGVDPESRTETFMAMKFFIDNWRWSGVPFYIRTGKKLPTRVTEVVIHFKKTPHHLFGTNAGYEHSNNQLVIRIQPDEGILLKFGMKVPGAGFNVQTVNMDFHYDDLRNVHLPSAYERLLLDCMQGDATLYSRGDAVVKAWEYVQPILNAWKNNPEIPVYGYPAGTWGPDVADDLVEDGTWRYPCKNLSDDGNYCEL
- the pgl gene encoding 6-phosphogluconolactonase — its product is MESPKVKIYNDNQAVAEAFAKDLYQFVSSREDSVHIALSGGSTPALLFDILAKDYVEKMPWEKIHFWWGDERCVLPTDEQSNYKMTVDHLLGKIKMPEENIHRVLGELTPEQANKAYIHEISELVPEANGWPEFDLIILGMGNDGHTASIFPHEIQLLHDAKICAVATHPESGQKRVSLTGAVINNAKEVSFLVTGKSKTDRVNEIFNKLDGYKELPSTYINPTHGQLTFYFDKDAAAKIS
- a CDS encoding DUF1801 domain-containing protein, which produces MKFRSVEEMLDFLPENELAVVEKLRDMIYANIPEVREKLSYNVPYFSIHSRICFIWPSAIPWGKVERHGIKLGFCKGHLLHDELNYLEKENRKEVYCKTYYKPEDIDEDLLKTFLFEAVEIDRMTAVGKPR
- a CDS encoding DUF6051 family protein; amino-acid sequence: MKQYLEAYWELIGKLEENSPKIELDELDVLRFDFESEAHDLLPGMEEYCCHQHKDHFDANQSFFHDIGTFDNQIQIKDIDIAENKQFEYMIFRPKSESISREAIFLFHGFNEKNWNKYLTWAQYLAETTRKPVILFPMAFHMNRTLSIWSDKRKMFLMSEKRRQMFPNIVNSSLTNVAISMRLHSRPQRFIWSGLQSYYDVIRFIDQVREGSHTVLHADTQFHVVAYSIGCLLSEILKLANPKGYFTKSKLALFCGGPVFNRLSPVSKFIIDSEANVALYSYLIEHFEKHTAKDKHLQHYIKGPHAEGHIFHAMLNYNENRAYREQLFRNVSDDLMAIGLEQDEVIPSYEIVNTLQGANRDIRIPVHIVDFEFPYNHIAPFPAVAKNSELIDREFRNIFGKIADFITA
- a CDS encoding alkaline phosphatase family protein gives rise to the protein MKILFRELSIFLILSVFSFGAARGQSSASPKTKLVLVINVEQMRSDYLVRYADKFQNDGFLRLVNHGAVCSNASMNLHIQKCVTGVPTLMTGAYPDRHGIINEIWMDRLKEKQVDAVEDKNYITVGSDSNEGQRSAKQLLSPTLGDGLKLSTNGNAKVFSVSLNDYSAVLSSGHAADGAYWMDNQTGNMISSSYYVDQFPSWAFSFNAKQMVESFANRDWTTLLPMGSYEASVEDDNTFERGYYEKWNTFPYDLKKLISTEGSYRVLKTTPYGNRLIKDFAVNLIENERLGRDDVPDLLTINFSSMDFANNLFGPSSVEMEDTYLRLDQDIAGLLDYVDKNIGLANTLVILTSSCSSSYSVDFLQQQYNMPAGYVSPESMVALLKSYLNITYGQGNWVEFVMDQQIYFNRQLIEKQKISIDEFMSKAASFINQFEGVKIALPSSGFEQGDYATSLLTTISKSYNFKRSGDILFMLEDGWQPQFKYRKVVYTDNTHIPMIWMGSGIHSGRYRGEVDAIDMVPTIFDILGYDIPSHCSGRVIEEILR
- the gluP gene encoding glucose/galactose MFS transporter, with protein sequence MSKKNNKIVVALLVVGVMFFAIGFALGINSYLIPLLKNALNVSSGESYLILAATFSAFLIFGYPASLVIGKIGYKNTMTLSFLMFAVGFLLYLPSASNESLPLFLLASFVSGMGNAFLQASVNPYITILGPIDSAAKRMSFMGIANKLAWPVAPLFLSLVIGKSVENVQLADITLPFYIIIGIFLLLGVLAYFSPLPEVKAAGEDEDSAEECAYAANKTSIWQFPHLLLGVLALFLYVGVETISLSTLVDYAQSINLPNAEYYAWIAPIGMVIGYICGIIFIPRVISQATALLICSILAIFGSIMVVFTPEAISIWFIAFMAVGCSLMWPALWPLAMTELGKFTKAGSSLMVIAIVGGALIPTLYGFAKDSFGPQKAYWVCIPCFLYILYYALKGHKVRS
- a CDS encoding LacI family DNA-binding transcriptional regulator, coding for MDQFKNIRIKDVAELAGVSVATVDRVLHERGKISEKAKAKVLEALEKTGYKPNLIASTLGSNKVYRIAAMLPDPALDDYWNQSGSGIFKATEEWAQYNVRIESFYFNLYDKKSFKQVSKKILDFNPDSVLLAPIQYHESLEFFGDLKERNIPYVIFNTNIPEADPLSFIGQDLYQSGRVGAEMIATKLGTKGNILVVHVYEEKLNAMHVKEKEKGFRDYFTSNNLTDFNIESYEFTDFNDAAFMRELQDVLSKRTIDGIFVATSKGTHLTAQVLDKAGKKNVALVGYDLLKDNIHYMYEGVINFLIHQNPRKQAVRGINFLVNYLLFKKQPPVNDLFPLEIITRENIKSYLHSDSI
- a CDS encoding D-isomer specific 2-hydroxyacid dehydrogenase family protein; amino-acid sequence: MKIVAFETREDERPTFRKLEQKHQIEIVCLPEEISKQNIGLTKGATAISILGHSQINAELLNLLKENGIDFVSTRTVGYNHIDLEEANKLGIRVANAYYDPHGVADYTVMLILMSLRKYKQAMWRANVNDYSLKGLKGREMRNLTIGVVGTGNIGAQVIQNLSGFGSRLLAFDTRKNPKVESLVEYMPLEQLYAEADIISYHVPLLASTHRMVNRETLAQMKDGVVLINCSRGELMNVSDVIDAIESHKIGALAMDVFENETGIYHQDRRTDIISNRDMAYIRQFPNVIMTQHIAFYTDAAVETMVECGVESLCDFVAKGETSREILAR
- a CDS encoding MarC family protein, with protein sequence MLDIINTFFLLFAVIDPIGTVPVFLSATQNFDVPEKKKIAVRASITAAIILIFFIVVGQLIIEGMEVTLDAFQISGGIILFLFALTMIFGEGKPENEIHMIKDFKRVTIFPIAIPSIASPGAIMAVVLLTDNHMYSIGQQAVTTFLMLIVVAITAVLLVVARYIQSWIGEQGITVISKIMGLILASYATQSILSGLKSFFMS